The proteins below come from a single Fusobacterium simiae genomic window:
- a CDS encoding RluA family pseudouridine synthase: MKKYIVEHEYDGYEIGTYLKETKGYSSRGLRNLEIYLNGKRIKNNAKKIKKLNRIVIIEKEKSTGIKAMDIPIDIAYEDENLLIVNKEPYIIVHPTQKKVDKTLANAVVNYFEKTTGKILVPRFYNRLDMNTSGLIIIAKNAYTQAFLQDKTEVKKTYKVIASGIIEKDDFFIEIPIGKVGDDLRRIELSEENGGKFAKTHIKVLERNLEKNITFLEARLYTGRTHQIRAHLSLIGHALVGDELYGGNMELAKRQMLHAYKLEFQNPKTLENLKIEIDIPVDMKEVLK; this comes from the coding sequence ATGAAAAAATATATAGTAGAACATGAATATGATGGCTATGAAATAGGAACATATTTAAAAGAAACAAAAGGTTATTCGAGTAGAGGACTTAGAAATTTGGAAATTTATTTGAATGGAAAAAGAATAAAAAATAATGCTAAAAAAATTAAAAAACTAAATAGAATAGTTATAATCGAAAAAGAAAAAAGTACAGGGATAAAGGCTATGGATATACCTATTGATATAGCCTATGAAGACGAAAATTTACTTATTGTAAATAAAGAACCATACATAATAGTTCACCCCACACAAAAGAAAGTGGATAAAACTTTAGCAAATGCTGTTGTGAATTATTTTGAAAAAACTACTGGAAAAATATTAGTTCCTAGATTTTACAATCGTTTAGATATGAATACCTCAGGACTTATAATAATTGCAAAAAATGCTTATACACAAGCCTTTCTTCAAGATAAAACAGAAGTCAAAAAAACATATAAGGTTATAGCTAGTGGAATAATAGAAAAAGATGATTTCTTTATAGAAATTCCTATTGGAAAAGTTGGAGATGATTTAAGAAGAATAGAATTGTCTGAGGAAAATGGAGGAAAATTTGCTAAGACACATATAAAAGTTTTAGAAAGAAATCTTGAAAAAAATATAACTTTTCTTGAAGCAAGATTATATACAGGTAGAACTCATCAGATAAGAGCTCATTTATCACTTATAGGTCATGCTTTGGTTGGAGATGAACTTTATGGTGGAAATATGGAATTAGCAAAAAGGCAAATGTTACATGCTTATAAATTGGAATTTCAAAATCCAAAAACACTAGAAAATTTAAAAATTGAAATTGATATTCCTGTTGATATGAAAGAAGTTTTAAAATAA
- the nhaC gene encoding Na+/H+ antiporter NhaC, producing the protein MENQGNVKQPPLWLCLSIVLFLVISFLLQLIVRGEPDVHMTLFFASVFASAMLIIFNKNKFDLIEEGIIHGCKIATISMMILMFIGVMIPAWIAAGTIPTLIYYGLKLISPSIFLVTATLTCAIATLCTGTSWGTAATFGVALMGIGGGLGISPGMTAAAVICGAIFGDKMSPISDTVNLSAGTCEVNIFDNIKSVATATIPGFILTIIVFVFLDLKFNSGEIHSQAVDEMLSILSNNFNLTPIHAIISLVPMILVLILALKKINALATIVISAIVAMFIAILLQKYSLIDMMSYMNYGFKIDTGNFDVDKLLNRGGLQSMMWTVSIGYLGLSYGGILEKTGVLNTLLNSMQTITKNSRNLILSHIATGFLTIMLSASPYVSILIPGRMFIKGYERLGIKKSVASRTCEHSGICLDPLLPWSLGAVYFSGVLGVRTMDYAIYCVLLYAVPLIAAFYAITGIFVWKENSKKEVSD; encoded by the coding sequence ATGGAAAATCAAGGTAATGTTAAACAGCCTCCTTTATGGTTATGTTTAAGTATTGTTTTATTTTTAGTGATATCATTTTTATTGCAGTTGATAGTAAGAGGAGAACCTGATGTACACATGACTTTATTTTTTGCATCAGTTTTTGCTTCAGCTATGCTTATTATTTTCAATAAAAATAAATTTGATTTAATTGAAGAAGGGATCATACATGGATGTAAAATAGCAACAATATCTATGATGATACTTATGTTTATTGGGGTTATGATACCTGCTTGGATAGCAGCAGGAACTATTCCTACTCTAATTTATTATGGATTAAAATTAATATCTCCATCAATTTTCTTGGTAACAGCAACTCTTACTTGTGCAATAGCTACATTATGTACAGGTACTTCATGGGGAACAGCAGCGACATTTGGTGTTGCTCTTATGGGAATTGGTGGAGGATTAGGAATTTCACCAGGAATGACAGCTGCTGCTGTAATATGTGGAGCAATTTTTGGAGATAAAATGTCTCCTATATCTGACACTGTAAATCTTTCAGCAGGGACTTGTGAAGTAAATATATTTGACAATATAAAAAGTGTTGCTACTGCAACAATACCAGGATTTATTTTAACTATTATAGTATTTGTTTTTTTAGATTTAAAATTTAATTCAGGTGAAATTCATAGTCAAGCAGTAGATGAAATGCTATCTATTTTATCTAATAATTTTAATTTAACACCTATTCATGCAATAATTAGTTTAGTACCTATGATTTTAGTTTTAATTCTAGCATTGAAAAAAATAAATGCCCTAGCAACAATTGTTATTTCTGCGATAGTTGCTATGTTTATAGCAATTTTGTTACAGAAATACTCTCTAATAGATATGATGAGTTATATGAACTATGGTTTTAAAATTGACACAGGAAATTTTGATGTTGATAAATTATTAAATCGTGGTGGTCTACAATCAATGATGTGGACAGTATCAATAGGGTATTTAGGTCTATCTTATGGAGGAATATTAGAAAAAACTGGTGTATTAAATACTTTATTAAATAGTATGCAAACTATTACAAAAAATAGTAGAAATTTAATTTTATCACATATAGCAACAGGATTTTTAACAATAATGTTATCAGCAAGTCCTTATGTTTCTATATTAATTCCAGGAAGAATGTTTATTAAAGGTTATGAAAGACTAGGAATTAAAAAATCAGTAGCTTCAAGAACTTGTGAACATTCAGGAATATGTTTAGATCCTTTATTACCTTGGTCATTAGGTGCTGTTTATTTCTCTGGGGTTTTAGGTGTTAGGACTATGGATTATGCTATTTATTGTGTTCTATTGTATGCTGTACCTTTAATAGCAGCTTTCTATGCTATAACTGGAATATTTGTTTGGAAAGAAAATTCTAAGAAAGAGGTGAGTGATTAA
- a CDS encoding amidohydrolase has product MLDKLFINGEIYSMKKEGEKFQSLGVKDGKIIFLGTNDEAKELSSKELIDLKGKMMIPGMADAHLHLYAYCQNLTFVDLSKVHDINEMISLMKEKVKNIKKGDWIKGVNFDQSKWKENRFPTLKEMNSISEDNPVIIKRCCLHAVVANSKALEMAGIGKNYQAGSGGIVELDKDGMPNGILREQSTKVFDDILPDPLKDIEVQKRIMQDVLNDMSSKGITTIHTYAAKIWQYNEDINIYKNFEKEGKLPLRVTVCIDDLFEPEVLTEEKLNNPYRKVQLGAYKIFSDGSMGSRSAALKAPYSDDPKNSGFMLFTQEELNNKILIGYEHGLQPAIHAIGDRALDMTLSAIEYTLKVTKEKGMTEEEQKKRLPFRIIHVQMIDDGLLERMKRLPLVLDIQPIFLCTDLHWIEDRIGKERLKGSFALKTMEKAGLIQTGGSDCPVETYEPLKGIYAAVTRQDMEGYPAEGFLPEERLSVYEALCMYTKNVPYATGQESVLGTLEIGKFADLTVLEKNLFKIEKSEIKNVKVAQTYVAGNCVFMVE; this is encoded by the coding sequence ATGTTAGATAAACTATTTATAAATGGTGAAATTTATTCAATGAAAAAAGAAGGAGAAAAATTTCAATCATTAGGTGTAAAAGATGGAAAGATAATTTTTTTAGGAACAAATGATGAAGCAAAGGAACTTAGCTCAAAAGAACTTATAGACTTAAAGGGAAAAATGATGATTCCTGGTATGGCTGATGCTCATTTACATTTATATGCATACTGTCAAAATCTAACATTTGTAGATTTATCAAAAGTTCATGATATAAATGAAATGATAAGTTTAATGAAAGAAAAAGTAAAAAATATTAAAAAAGGAGATTGGATTAAAGGTGTAAATTTTGATCAAAGTAAATGGAAAGAAAATAGATTTCCAACTTTAAAAGAAATGAATTCAATCAGTGAAGATAATCCAGTTATTATAAAAAGATGTTGTCTTCATGCTGTTGTTGCCAATTCAAAAGCATTAGAAATGGCAGGCATTGGAAAAAATTATCAAGCAGGAAGTGGAGGTATTGTTGAACTAGATAAAGATGGTATGCCTAATGGTATTTTAAGAGAACAAAGTACAAAAGTTTTTGATGATATTTTACCTGACCCTTTAAAAGACATTGAAGTGCAAAAGAGGATAATGCAAGATGTTCTAAATGATATGTCTAGTAAAGGAATAACAACTATTCATACTTATGCAGCAAAAATATGGCAGTATAATGAAGATATAAATATTTATAAAAATTTTGAAAAAGAAGGTAAATTACCACTTAGAGTAACAGTTTGTATTGATGATTTATTTGAACCAGAAGTCTTAACAGAAGAAAAATTAAATAACCCTTATAGGAAAGTGCAGTTGGGAGCATATAAAATATTTTCAGACGGCTCTATGGGTTCAAGATCTGCAGCACTAAAAGCACCATATAGTGATGATCCTAAAAATAGTGGTTTTATGTTATTTACGCAAGAGGAATTAAATAATAAAATATTAATAGGATATGAACATGGATTACAACCAGCAATACATGCTATTGGGGATAGAGCATTAGATATGACTTTATCTGCTATTGAATATACATTAAAAGTAACAAAAGAAAAAGGGATGACTGAGGAAGAACAAAAGAAAAGACTACCATTTAGAATAATTCATGTTCAAATGATAGATGATGGTTTATTAGAAAGAATGAAAAGATTGCCATTAGTTTTAGATATACAACCTATATTCTTATGTACAGATTTGCACTGGATAGAAGATAGAATAGGAAAAGAAAGATTAAAAGGCTCATTTGCTTTAAAAACTATGGAAAAAGCTGGACTTATTCAAACTGGTGGTTCTGATTGTCCTGTTGAAACTTATGAACCATTGAAAGGTATATATGCAGCTGTTACTAGACAAGATATGGAGGGATATCCAGCAGAAGGATTTTTACCAGAAGAAAGATTAAGTGTCTATGAAGCTCTGTGTATGTATACTAAAAATGTTCCCTATGCAACTGGTCAAGAAAGTGTATTAGGTACATTAGAAATTGGAAAATTTGCTGATTTAACTGTGTTAGAAAAGAATCTATTTAAAATAGAAAAAAGTGAAATAAAAAATGTAAAAGTAGCACAAACTTATGTAGCAGGAAATTGTGTTTTTATGGTAGAATAG
- a CDS encoding amidohydrolase: MYADIIIKNAKCITMNNEKVFEWLAIKDKKIIAIDNGEKYNSLIKETTIILDAKGKTVLPGFIDSHFHLVQTAMNEEGVNLHNVHSFEEIGKKIKKANFKSKENIFGVRLEKENLQEQKFPDRKVLDKFSDDTPIWINNLDYQVSILNTYGLLYYKIPFRIDGIELDSKGAPTGIFRGKANATLRTNILNSYPNKNREENVRKLIPKLLEVGITTVNAMEGGYMYSDKDANFIYEHIADFPIDIVLFYQCLDLDKVREKKLKRIGGSLYIDGTMGARTAALTFEYNDKAGEMGRLIFSQKELNEFVEECYINKLQLSLYTIGDRAIETALNAHEYALEKTGIKGLRHRMEHVELASLSQIKRAKKLGIIFSMNPTYEKYWGGPNKMYSQRLGKKYIETNKFREIIDNGLLLCGGSDSDVCDYNPFIGIWSAVNHPVKKHRIGLYEAVKMYTINAAYAIFEENNKGSLELGKLADIIILDTDIFEIDTESIDKVKVLCTIKSGKILYSTI; encoded by the coding sequence ATGTATGCAGATATAATCATTAAAAATGCAAAATGTATAACTATGAATAATGAAAAAGTCTTTGAATGGTTAGCAATAAAAGATAAAAAAATAATTGCTATTGATAATGGTGAAAAATATAATTCTCTTATCAAGGAAACTACAATTATTTTAGATGCTAAAGGAAAAACTGTTTTACCAGGATTTATAGATAGTCATTTTCATCTTGTACAAACTGCTATGAATGAAGAAGGTGTAAATCTTCATAATGTCCATTCATTTGAAGAAATAGGAAAAAAAATAAAAAAAGCTAACTTTAAATCAAAAGAAAATATTTTTGGAGTTAGATTAGAAAAAGAAAATCTGCAAGAACAAAAATTCCCAGATAGAAAAGTTTTAGATAAATTTTCAGATGATACTCCAATTTGGATAAATAATTTAGATTATCAAGTTAGTATTTTAAATACCTATGGGCTTTTATATTATAAAATTCCCTTTCGTATAGATGGCATAGAATTAGATTCCAAAGGTGCTCCAACAGGTATATTTAGAGGAAAGGCAAATGCAACCTTGAGAACTAATATCTTAAATAGCTATCCTAACAAGAATAGAGAGGAAAATGTTAGAAAACTTATCCCTAAATTACTTGAAGTAGGAATAACTACTGTAAATGCTATGGAAGGTGGCTATATGTACAGTGATAAAGATGCAAACTTTATATATGAGCATATAGCTGACTTTCCAATAGATATTGTCCTATTTTATCAATGTCTTGATTTAGATAAAGTGAGAGAAAAAAAATTAAAAAGAATAGGTGGAAGCCTTTATATAGATGGAACAATGGGGGCAAGAACAGCTGCATTAACCTTTGAATATAATGATAAAGCTGGGGAAATGGGAAGATTAATTTTTTCTCAAAAAGAACTCAATGAATTTGTTGAAGAATGTTATATTAATAAATTACAACTTTCTTTATACACTATTGGTGATAGAGCTATTGAAACTGCTTTAAATGCACATGAATATGCATTAGAAAAAACTGGAATTAAAGGTTTAAGACATAGAATGGAACATGTAGAACTTGCTAGTCTTTCACAAATAAAAAGAGCTAAAAAATTAGGAATAATATTTTCTATGAATCCAACTTATGAAAAATATTGGGGTGGTCCTAATAAAATGTATTCTCAAAGATTGGGTAAAAAATATATAGAAACAAATAAATTTCGTGAAATTATAGATAATGGTTTACTTTTATGTGGAGGATCTGATAGTGATGTTTGTGACTATAATCCTTTTATAGGAATTTGGTCAGCTGTTAATCATCCTGTAAAAAAACATAGAATAGGTTTATATGAAGCTGTAAAAATGTATACAATAAATGCAGCCTATGCTATTTTTGAAGAAAATAATAAAGGAAGTTTAGAACTTGGGAAATTAGCTGATATTATAATTTTGGATACAGATATTTTTGAAATAGATACAGAAAGTATTGATAAAGTAAAAGTTTTATGTACAATAAAATCAGGAAAGATACTTTATAGTACAATCTAA
- a CDS encoding AfsR/SARP family transcriptional regulator, with product MLDIKFLGKVKIEYDGVDITDKFGIKTKALLSLLILNRDKPLNREKIISYLWPDSTEDSGKFNLRFNLWQLRNIIGLDKNGNKFLHTGRSHCGINENYIYNCDVIDIKTFNLKENVSIKKLEELRKKFSGDFFEGFYFKNCNEFNENIILERSYFEEQKIKILLKLVSLYEIEENFEKCSEILKELVNIEPYDEEIALRMLEIYEKNGKRSLAILFYDDFKKKFMTFLGISPSEELEKKYFELKSKDILKEKTDVKNIVTTINKSELTLETHCIGEIEYYWINNLLDKIIEKININDYLNEKEIKDLGYININLFTDTLTLIPPNIRIMCILLKLLEEIVTKYNLVVKIIQIEKIDFISKIFLEEIVRRNLISIKE from the coding sequence ATGTTAGACATAAAATTTCTTGGAAAGGTCAAAATAGAGTATGATGGAGTAGATATAACAGATAAATTTGGAATAAAAACAAAAGCACTTTTAAGTTTATTAATATTGAATAGAGATAAACCATTAAATAGAGAAAAAATTATTTCATATCTTTGGCCAGACAGTACAGAAGATTCTGGAAAGTTTAATCTTCGTTTTAATCTATGGCAACTTAGAAATATAATAGGCTTAGATAAAAATGGTAATAAATTTTTACATACTGGAAGAAGTCATTGTGGAATAAATGAAAATTATATTTATAATTGTGATGTTATAGATATAAAAACATTTAATTTAAAAGAAAATGTATCTATAAAAAAATTGGAAGAGTTAAGAAAAAAATTTAGTGGAGATTTCTTTGAAGGCTTTTATTTTAAAAATTGTAATGAATTTAATGAAAATATAATTTTAGAAAGAAGCTATTTTGAAGAGCAGAAAATAAAAATTTTATTAAAATTAGTTTCTTTATATGAAATAGAAGAAAATTTTGAAAAGTGTAGTGAAATCTTAAAGGAATTAGTAAATATAGAGCCTTATGATGAGGAAATTGCTTTAAGAATGTTAGAAATATATGAAAAAAATGGAAAAAGAAGCTTAGCTATATTATTCTATGATGATTTTAAGAAAAAATTTATGACATTTTTGGGAATCTCACCCTCTGAAGAATTAGAAAAAAAATATTTTGAGTTAAAATCCAAAGATATTTTAAAAGAAAAAACTGATGTTAAAAACATAGTAACAACTATAAATAAAAGTGAGTTAACATTAGAAACTCATTGCATAGGAGAAATTGAATACTATTGGATAAATAATCTTTTAGATAAAATTATAGAAAAAATTAATATCAATGATTATCTTAATGAAAAGGAAATTAAAGATTTGGGATATATAAATATCAACCTTTTTACTGATACACTGACTTTAATTCCCCCTAATATTAGAATTATGTGTATTTTATTAAAATTACTTGAAGAAATAGTAACTAAATATAATTTAGTAGTAAAAATTATTCAAATAGAGAAAATAGATTTTATTTCTAAAATCTTTTTAGAAGAAATAGTTAGGAGAAACCTTATTTCAATTAAAGAGTAA